One segment of Methylocella silvestris BL2 DNA contains the following:
- a CDS encoding MFS transporter — translation MLWSVTLSAGALCSSFNVHAIVGRGAKTAVAALRQVGLKPRNVLSAPRLRRAPPKPSRVTRRLTLFLAAACGLIVANLYYAQPIAANIGADLRMSESAVGLLVTFTQIGYGLGLVLIVPLGDVFENRRLIAFCLAGSVVALTGFALAPTAAAGLSAALLLGLACVSAQIIVPYAAQLASEDTRGRVVGDVMSGLLAGIMLARPVSSFLTHWLNWRAIFFLSAALMAGLSFATLKGLPSFRPTASLSYFGILRSLFGLLRDTPLLRQRIAYQAPLFAAFSVFWTASPLLLLSPAFNLTQQGVALFALLGAGGAIMAPIAGRAADRGGVRLMTGAAIGAVLLSFGVAWAGGAFRSLPLLAAAALILDMGVAANLILSQRALFALGDQARGRLNGLFIAAFFLGGAAGSALSSVAFARGGWPLASAAGGGFALLAFCFWLTDIFTRKRET, via the coding sequence ATGCTCTGGAGCGTGACGCTATCGGCTGGAGCTTTGTGCTCCAGCTTTAACGTTCACGCGATCGTTGGGCGAGGCGCTAAAACAGCTGTTGCGGCGCTGCGGCAGGTCGGGCTAAAGCCACGCAATGTTTTATCCGCTCCGCGCCTGCGCCGCGCGCCGCCGAAACCTTCCCGCGTGACGCGCCGCCTGACCCTTTTTCTGGCGGCGGCCTGCGGGCTTATCGTCGCCAATCTCTATTATGCTCAGCCGATCGCGGCCAATATCGGCGCCGATCTTCGCATGAGCGAATCCGCTGTCGGCCTCCTCGTCACTTTCACGCAGATAGGCTATGGGCTTGGCCTCGTTCTCATCGTTCCGCTTGGCGACGTGTTCGAAAACCGCCGGCTTATCGCTTTTTGTCTTGCCGGTTCCGTCGTTGCTTTGACGGGATTTGCGCTGGCGCCGACTGCGGCTGCCGGCCTTTCGGCGGCGCTGCTGCTCGGCCTCGCCTGCGTTTCGGCGCAAATCATCGTTCCCTATGCCGCGCAATTGGCGAGCGAGGACACGCGCGGCCGAGTGGTCGGCGACGTCATGAGCGGTCTATTGGCCGGCATCATGCTCGCGCGGCCGGTCTCGAGCTTTCTCACCCATTGGCTGAACTGGCGCGCCATCTTCTTCCTGTCGGCCGCGCTCATGGCGGGCCTGTCGTTCGCAACGCTGAAAGGGCTACCGTCTTTTCGCCCGACCGCCTCGCTCAGCTATTTTGGAATCTTGCGCTCGCTCTTCGGCCTGCTGCGGGACACGCCTTTGCTGCGGCAGAGGATCGCGTATCAGGCGCCCCTGTTCGCCGCTTTCAGCGTGTTCTGGACGGCCTCGCCCTTGCTGCTGCTCAGTCCCGCCTTTAATCTGACGCAGCAGGGCGTCGCGCTATTTGCGTTGCTCGGGGCGGGCGGCGCGATCATGGCGCCGATTGCTGGCCGCGCCGCCGATCGCGGCGGAGTCAGGCTGATGACGGGAGCGGCGATCGGTGCGGTCCTGCTTTCTTTCGGGGTCGCCTGGGCGGGCGGCGCGTTTCGATCGCTCCCTCTGCTGGCCGCCGCCGCGCTGATTCTCGACATGGGCGTTGCCGCCAATCTCATTTTGAGCCAGCGCGCCTTGTTTGCGCTCGGCGATCAGGCGCGCGGGCGCCTCAACGGCCTGTTCATCGCCGCTTTCTTTCTCGGCGGCGCGGCGGGCTCGGCGCTCTCAAGCGTCGCATTCGCGCGCGGCGGCTGGCCGCTGGCGAGCGCGGCCGGCGGCGGCTTTGCGCTTCTCGCCTTCTGCTTCTGGCTTACGGATATTTTTACGCGGAAGCGCGAGAC
- a CDS encoding chemotaxis protein CheD (catalyzes the conversion of glutamine residues to glutamate on methyl-accepting chemotaxis receptors), with protein sequence MTVAARRSEAGAAERRIHLIQGDYYVSDEPDVMLTTLLGSCVAACLYDRLVGVGGMNHFLLPGLQAAGEAPQAQRRADDPYAVHLMELLVNGLLRRGARRDRLEAKLFGGARTMEGLADVGARNSSFAKRFLEHEGIRVVGASFGGDKGRRIQFWPVSGRARQVFLAASEATPPPFVAPRRLPDEGAVEFF encoded by the coding sequence ATGACTGTCGCCGCGCGCCGCAGCGAGGCTGGCGCCGCCGAGCGCCGCATTCATTTGATCCAGGGCGACTATTATGTCAGCGACGAGCCGGATGTCATGCTGACGACCTTGCTCGGCTCCTGCGTCGCCGCCTGCCTCTACGATCGGCTGGTAGGCGTCGGCGGCATGAATCATTTTCTCCTGCCGGGGCTCCAGGCGGCGGGCGAGGCGCCCCAGGCGCAGCGCCGGGCCGACGACCCTTACGCGGTTCATCTGATGGAGCTTCTCGTCAATGGGCTGCTCCGGCGCGGCGCCCGGCGCGACCGGCTTGAGGCGAAGCTGTTCGGCGGCGCCCGCACGATGGAGGGGCTGGCCGACGTCGGCGCGCGCAATTCGAGTTTCGCCAAGCGCTTCCTGGAGCATGAAGGCATACGCGTTGTCGGCGCCAGCTTCGGCGGCGACAAGGGCCGGCGCATCCAGTTCTGGCCCGTCAGCGGCCGCGCCCGGCAGGTGTTTCTCGCCGCAAGCGAGGCGACGCCTCCGCCGTTCGTGGCGCCGCGCAGGCTGCCGGATGAAGGAGCGGTGGAGTTCTTTTGA
- a CDS encoding response regulator yields the protein MPFAAALRVLIVDDQLTSRLLIRGGLQELGVSDIEMAADGEQGFKAVTAKHPHLVISDFNMPKMDGLAFLRAVRSYEPTKRAAFILLTGRSDKELIERAGKLGVNNVIAKPFTIPVLKAQIEAVVGKLK from the coding sequence ATGCCTTTCGCAGCCGCCTTGCGCGTGCTCATCGTCGACGATCAGTTGACCAGCCGCCTGTTGATTCGCGGCGGTCTACAGGAGCTCGGCGTATCCGACATCGAAATGGCGGCCGATGGCGAGCAGGGATTTAAAGCCGTCACGGCGAAGCATCCCCATCTCGTCATCTCCGACTTCAACATGCCGAAAATGGACGGCCTCGCCTTTCTGCGCGCGGTGCGCTCCTATGAGCCGACCAAGCGCGCCGCCTTCATCCTCCTGACCGGCCGCAGCGACAAGGAGTTGATCGAACGGGCGGGTAAGCTCGGCGTCAACAATGTGATCGCAAAGCCCTTCACCATTCCCGTTCTGAAGGCCCAGATTGAAGCCGTCGTGGGGAAACTGAAATGA
- a CDS encoding protein-glutamate methylesterase/protein-glutamine glutaminase has translation MTPTRVLIVDDSATVRGLIRILLTRDPAIEIVGEAADPLEARAAIKATDPDVITLDVEMPKMNGLDFLDRLMRLRPTPVIMVSSLTAAGAETAIAALEMGAFDCVGKPGSGEQEQFGDVLLAKVKAAAGLRGRPRRESARQPAAERQPYRSDGRIVAIGASTGGVEALIAVLSQFPANGPPTVITQHMPATFTKSFAGRLDRLCRPAVCEAYDGAPLTPGAVYLAPGGAAHLRVEAGAPPRCRLVKSAPVNGHRPSVDVLFTSVTDAVGARAVGAILTGMGRDGAEGLLAMRSAGCQTFGQSESSCLIYGMPKIAFELGATQKQVSLATMASEILRATCAA, from the coding sequence ATGACTCCCACTCGCGTCCTCATCGTCGATGATTCGGCGACCGTCAGAGGCCTGATCCGAATTCTGCTCACGCGCGATCCGGCGATCGAGATCGTCGGCGAGGCCGCCGACCCGCTCGAGGCCCGCGCCGCCATCAAGGCGACCGATCCCGACGTCATCACGCTCGACGTCGAAATGCCGAAGATGAACGGGCTCGACTTTCTCGACCGGCTGATGCGGCTGCGGCCGACCCCGGTGATCATGGTTTCGAGCCTCACCGCCGCGGGCGCCGAGACGGCGATCGCCGCGCTCGAAATGGGCGCCTTCGATTGTGTTGGCAAGCCGGGCAGCGGCGAGCAGGAGCAATTCGGGGATGTGCTGCTCGCCAAGGTCAAAGCCGCGGCGGGGCTTCGCGGACGGCCGCGCCGCGAATCGGCGCGGCAGCCGGCGGCCGAACGCCAACCCTATCGCAGCGACGGTCGCATCGTCGCCATCGGCGCCTCGACCGGCGGCGTCGAGGCCCTGATCGCGGTGCTGTCGCAATTTCCTGCAAACGGGCCGCCGACCGTCATCACGCAACACATGCCGGCGACCTTCACGAAAAGCTTTGCCGGCCGTCTCGACCGGCTGTGCCGGCCCGCCGTCTGCGAGGCTTATGACGGCGCGCCGCTGACTCCGGGCGCGGTCTATCTCGCACCCGGCGGCGCGGCGCATCTGCGCGTCGAGGCGGGCGCTCCGCCGCGCTGCCGCCTCGTCAAAAGCGCGCCCGTCAATGGACATCGACCTTCGGTCGACGTGTTGTTCACTTCCGTCACTGATGCGGTCGGCGCGCGCGCGGTGGGCGCGATACTCACGGGCATGGGCCGCGACGGCGCCGAGGGACTGCTCGCCATGCGGAGCGCTGGCTGCCAGACCTTCGGCCAGAGCGAATCCTCATGCCTCATCTATGGAATGCCGAAAATCGCCTTTGAGTTGGGCGCAACCCAGAAGCAGGTTTCGCTCGCTACGATGGCGTCGGAAATCCTGCGCGCCACTTGCGCTGCATAA
- a CDS encoding CheR family methyltransferase — protein sequence MSQTQRAGLGPRAGAALTPGEFMLSRDDFREIAAMLHEDAGIHLPESKATLVYSRLAKRLRALGLESFRAYCTHVRGRDGLDERQKMLAALTTNVTKFFREPHHFEHLEKIVLPPLIEAARRGGRVRLWSAACSNGQEPYSMAMIILSLMPDACRHDVKVLASDIDPNMLAEAERGIYAEHFAEGVPAKLRERWLNPVADGGSERKFSVAAELRDLVAFRELNLFGAWPMKGPFQAIFCRNVAIYFDEATQMQLWSRFPPLLSSGGRLYIGHSERLLGPAAEAFSGEGVTLYRLKQGARP from the coding sequence ATGAGCCAGACCCAACGCGCCGGCCTCGGTCCGCGGGCGGGCGCGGCTCTGACGCCTGGCGAATTCATGCTCTCGCGCGATGATTTCCGCGAGATCGCCGCGATGCTGCATGAGGATGCGGGCATCCATTTGCCGGAGTCGAAAGCGACGCTGGTCTACTCCCGGCTCGCCAAGCGGCTGCGCGCGCTCGGCCTTGAGAGCTTTCGCGCCTATTGCACACATGTGAGGGGACGGGACGGCCTCGACGAGCGTCAGAAGATGCTCGCCGCGCTCACCACCAATGTCACCAAATTCTTCCGCGAGCCGCATCATTTCGAGCACCTTGAAAAAATCGTGCTGCCGCCGCTGATCGAGGCGGCGCGGCGCGGCGGTCGCGTGCGGCTGTGGTCGGCGGCCTGTTCGAACGGGCAGGAGCCTTATTCCATGGCGATGATCATTCTGTCGCTGATGCCGGACGCCTGCCGCCATGACGTCAAGGTGCTGGCCAGCGATATCGACCCCAATATGCTGGCCGAGGCCGAGCGCGGAATCTACGCGGAGCATTTTGCCGAAGGCGTTCCCGCGAAGCTGCGCGAGCGTTGGCTGAACCCGGTCGCGGACGGCGGGTCGGAGCGGAAATTCAGCGTCGCCGCAGAGCTGCGCGATCTCGTCGCCTTCCGCGAGCTCAATCTGTTCGGCGCATGGCCGATGAAGGGACCGTTCCAGGCGATCTTCTGCCGCAACGTCGCGATCTATTTCGACGAAGCCACCCAGATGCAGCTCTGGAGCCGCTTCCCGCCTTTGCTGTCGTCGGGCGGCCGACTGTATATCGGCCATTCGGAACGGCTGCTCGGGCCCGCCGCGGAAGCCTTTTCCGGCGAAGGGGTCACCCTCTACCGGCTAAAACAGGGAGCGCGGCCATGA
- a CDS encoding chemotaxis protein CheW — translation MTHSESVSGRRAPDPARARELIAFRIGAQEFCVDIMSVREIRGWTPATALPQSPGFLRGVVNLRGAVLPIVDLSARLGFAPAEPTARHVIIVAQIGRQVVGLLVDAVSDILTVTDDLLQPTPDVASEMAKSFVRGVLAIDKRMISQIALDHVLPLSERDAA, via the coding sequence ATGACCCACTCCGAGAGCGTCTCCGGCCGGCGCGCGCCCGATCCCGCCAGAGCCCGCGAACTCATCGCCTTTCGCATCGGCGCACAGGAGTTCTGCGTCGACATCATGTCGGTGCGCGAAATTCGCGGCTGGACGCCGGCGACGGCGCTGCCGCAGTCGCCGGGCTTCCTGCGCGGCGTCGTCAATCTGCGCGGCGCGGTGCTGCCGATCGTCGATCTATCGGCGCGGCTTGGCTTTGCGCCCGCCGAGCCCACCGCCCGCCACGTCATCATCGTCGCGCAGATCGGGCGCCAGGTCGTCGGCCTTCTCGTCGACGCGGTCTCCGACATTCTGACCGTAACCGACGATCTCTTGCAGCCGACGCCGGACGTCGCTTCTGAAATGGCGAAAAGCTTCGTCCGCGGCGTGCTCGCGATCGACAAGCGGATGATCAGCCAGATCGCGCTCGATCACGTCCTGCCGCTGTCCGAACGGGACGCGGCATGA
- a CDS encoding chemotaxis protein CheA, producing the protein MDAMAAIKQTFFQECEEQLAELEAGLTAILDGDGDGDPETVNAVFRAVHSIKGGAGAFSLDDLVRFAHIFETALDHVRAGRLAPSPDLLKIMLRAADALADLVRAARDETSVEPQRFAALASELKAFDPAAREADAAAGDPGGVDEEPAGNDEIVFRPILMDESLFDEMEAPAAAAPHLFKIRFRPKPALYAKANEAALLLREVSNLGECSVVCDASDLPLLPDLDPEGACLTFLITLSTDRDEASVREIFEFVEWDCDLDIAEEIEEEAGGDIAALVERLQASVEAERAALEEAKARGDRRAENTAARAPAAASIAPGVAQGDRSDAIGGTGQTGRSEPAKTDPVKDPGKADLAAKGDQPGPSIRVDLERVDRLINLVGELVINQAMLAQRVLEEGLARASGVATGLDELEQLTREIQDSVMAIRAQPVKSVFQRMPRLVREVAAMTGKAVRLVTDGENTEVDKTVIERIADPLTHMIRNAIDHGLEAPDIRVKAGKPEEGVVHLSALHRSGRIVIEVSDDGAGIDRPRVKAIAADKGLIAPDAALSDDEIDNLIFLPGFSTAAAISDISGRGVGMDVVRRSIQALGGRISIQSRPGRGSTFTMSLPLTLAVLDGMVVTVGGQTLVVPLTAIVETLQPKVADVHEFGGGARVIAIRDQFTPLIDVGRELGYRADNADPLAGVALLVESEGGARNAMLVDAILGQRQVVIKSLEANYRHVPGIAAATILGDGRVALILDVDAIVATSRADSDAHLLAAAG; encoded by the coding sequence ATGGATGCGATGGCGGCGATCAAGCAAACATTCTTCCAGGAATGCGAAGAACAGCTTGCGGAGCTGGAAGCCGGACTGACGGCCATTCTCGATGGCGATGGCGATGGCGACCCCGAGACGGTCAACGCCGTATTTCGCGCCGTGCATTCGATCAAGGGCGGCGCCGGCGCCTTCAGCCTCGACGACCTTGTGCGCTTTGCGCATATCTTTGAAACCGCGCTCGACCATGTTCGCGCAGGAAGGCTCGCGCCGTCGCCGGATTTGCTCAAGATCATGCTGCGCGCCGCCGACGCTCTCGCCGATCTGGTGCGGGCGGCGCGCGATGAGACAAGCGTTGAGCCGCAGCGCTTCGCCGCGCTTGCGAGCGAACTCAAGGCGTTCGATCCGGCCGCGCGGGAGGCGGACGCCGCCGCGGGCGATCCGGGCGGCGTGGACGAAGAGCCGGCCGGCAACGACGAGATCGTCTTCAGGCCGATCCTCATGGATGAATCCCTGTTCGACGAGATGGAGGCGCCGGCCGCCGCCGCGCCGCATTTGTTCAAGATCCGGTTCCGGCCCAAGCCCGCGCTCTACGCCAAAGCCAATGAGGCGGCGCTGCTGTTGCGCGAAGTGTCGAACCTTGGCGAATGCAGCGTTGTCTGCGACGCCTCGGATCTGCCCCTCCTTCCGGACCTTGATCCCGAGGGCGCGTGCCTCACCTTCCTCATCACCCTATCGACCGATCGGGATGAGGCGAGCGTCCGCGAGATTTTCGAATTCGTCGAATGGGATTGCGACCTCGATATCGCCGAGGAGATCGAAGAGGAGGCCGGCGGCGACATCGCCGCTCTGGTTGAGCGGCTTCAGGCGAGCGTCGAAGCCGAGCGGGCCGCGCTGGAGGAGGCGAAAGCGCGGGGCGACCGCCGGGCCGAGAATACCGCGGCGCGAGCGCCCGCCGCGGCTTCGATTGCTCCAGGCGTAGCGCAAGGGGATCGATCCGACGCAATCGGCGGGACGGGTCAGACCGGCAGGAGTGAGCCGGCCAAAACCGATCCAGTCAAGGATCCGGGCAAGGCCGACCTCGCCGCCAAAGGCGATCAGCCGGGACCTTCGATTCGCGTCGATCTCGAACGCGTCGACCGTCTGATCAACCTCGTCGGCGAATTGGTGATCAACCAGGCGATGCTGGCGCAGCGCGTTCTGGAGGAGGGGTTGGCGCGCGCCTCGGGCGTCGCGACGGGCCTCGACGAACTGGAGCAGCTGACCCGCGAGATTCAGGACAGCGTCATGGCGATCCGCGCGCAGCCGGTAAAATCGGTGTTCCAGCGCATGCCGCGGCTCGTTCGCGAAGTCGCGGCGATGACCGGCAAGGCGGTCCGCCTTGTGACCGACGGCGAGAACACCGAGGTCGACAAGACGGTGATCGAACGCATCGCCGACCCGCTGACCCATATGATCCGCAACGCGATCGATCATGGCCTTGAGGCGCCCGACATCCGCGTCAAGGCGGGCAAGCCGGAAGAGGGCGTCGTGCATCTGTCGGCGCTGCATCGCTCCGGGCGCATCGTCATCGAGGTCAGCGACGACGGCGCCGGCATCGACCGCCCGCGCGTCAAGGCGATCGCCGCCGACAAGGGGCTGATCGCGCCGGACGCCGCGCTGAGCGACGATGAAATTGACAATCTGATCTTTCTGCCGGGCTTCTCCACCGCCGCGGCCATCTCGGACATATCGGGCCGCGGCGTCGGCATGGATGTGGTGCGCCGCTCGATCCAGGCGCTCGGCGGGCGCATCTCGATCCAGTCGCGGCCGGGCCGGGGATCCACCTTTACGATGAGCCTCCCGCTGACGCTCGCCGTGCTCGACGGCATGGTGGTGACGGTCGGGGGCCAGACCCTGGTTGTGCCCCTGACGGCGATCGTCGAGACGCTGCAGCCGAAGGTCGCCGACGTGCATGAGTTTGGCGGCGGCGCGCGGGTCATCGCCATTCGCGATCAGTTCACGCCGTTGATCGACGTCGGCCGCGAGCTCGGCTATCGCGCCGACAACGCCGATCCGCTCGCCGGCGTCGCGCTGCTCGTCGAATCCGAAGGCGGCGCGCGCAACGCCATGCTGGTCGACGCCATTCTCGGCCAGCGTCAGGTCGTCATCAAAAGCCTTGAAGCCAATTACCGGCATGTGCCGGGCATTGCGGCGGCGACCATTCTTGGCGACGGCCGCGTCGCCCTGATCCTCGACGTCGACGCCATCGTCGCCACATCGCGCGCGGATTCGGACGCGCATCTTCTCGCAGCAGCAGGATAA
- a CDS encoding response regulator produces the protein MTKTILTVDDSRTMRDMLMLALSDAGFRVVQAEDGMHGLEVLAGEQPDVIVTDINMPRLDGFGFIEGVRSDSRHRAVPILVLTTESDAEKKERARRAGATGWIVKPFDPVKLVAAVRRVAS, from the coding sequence ATGACGAAGACGATTCTCACCGTCGACGATTCGCGAACGATGAGGGACATGCTGATGCTGGCGCTGTCGGACGCCGGCTTTCGCGTGGTGCAGGCCGAAGACGGCATGCACGGCCTCGAGGTTCTGGCGGGCGAACAGCCCGACGTCATTGTAACCGACATCAACATGCCGCGCCTCGACGGCTTCGGATTCATCGAAGGCGTCAGGAGCGACAGCCGCCATAGGGCGGTGCCGATCCTTGTGCTGACCACAGAAAGCGACGCCGAAAAGAAAGAGCGCGCCCGCCGCGCCGGCGCGACCGGCTGGATCGTCAAACCCTTCGACCCCGTCAAACTCGTCGCCGCCGTCCGGCGCGTCGCAAGCTGA
- a CDS encoding STAS domain-containing protein yields MGETQGNTAPSNRAQEPRRARIVELPAALDLKAAAPLVAELLACRGDELLVDASRVERLGGQCLQALMSAAMTWKADELPLAIVDASQDFIDGLRRFGVALEDLTDRDFTK; encoded by the coding sequence ATGGGCGAAACGCAAGGCAACACGGCGCCCTCAAACAGGGCGCAGGAACCCCGGCGCGCGCGCATCGTCGAACTGCCTGCGGCGCTCGACCTCAAGGCCGCCGCGCCCCTCGTCGCCGAATTGCTCGCCTGCCGCGGCGACGAATTGCTGGTCGACGCCTCGCGCGTCGAACGACTCGGCGGACAGTGCCTGCAGGCGCTGATGTCGGCGGCGATGACATGGAAAGCGGACGAGCTTCCCCTCGCGATCGTCGACGCGTCGCAAGATTTCATCGACGGCCTGCGCCGCTTTGGCGTCGCGCTCGAAGACCTCACTGATCGGGATTTTACGAAATGA
- a CDS encoding methyl-accepting chemotaxis protein, translating to MTLENWTIARKLGVGFGCVLLAVALMSGALWNALISLDSVASLNQRTQQLLDDVDLANAAAHEESRASLRFTLLRADRFLGMYNDAVQSFSDHLTAARRNAEGSPEILALLDKADGAGALYRRSVSDEIMRLTRENSTSQLALELANSDRASAILEALKGTIEEARTKVAAKAQETQARFDGIRQFLAVTIALGSLGAVLTALLVGWWMSRIIARPVTAITAVMQKLAAGDNSIEIPGVGRKDEIGHMADAVLVFKKAALKKIQRDADEAEAVKVWQKEEEARSAKLAEEARQDQVAIRSLAEGLERLASGNLAFRIETEFAPKAAQLRSDFNAAVARLQETLASVRSNTDGIASGSGEIASAADDLSRRTEQQAAGLEETAATLDQITATVKNTAEGALRAQTVVSTAKADADRSGEVVREAIAAMGEIEKSSRQIGQIIGVIDEIAFQTNLLALNAGVEAARAGDAGRGFAVVASEVRALAQRSAEAAKEIKSLISASSTQVAQGVDLVGETGKALGRIVTQVAEINTVVASIAASAQEQATALHQVNTAVNQMDQMTQQNAAMVEQTTAAAHALGQESQELARLVSVFEVGAAANIDPVRARMKRVAPPPRAARPALKTLGGHKGGGAVRKADAAPADDSWEEF from the coding sequence ATGACCCTTGAAAATTGGACGATTGCGCGAAAACTCGGCGTGGGCTTCGGCTGTGTTCTCCTGGCCGTCGCCTTGATGAGCGGCGCGCTTTGGAACGCTCTGATCTCGCTCGATTCGGTGGCGAGCCTCAATCAGCGGACGCAGCAGCTCCTCGACGACGTCGATCTGGCCAACGCGGCGGCGCATGAGGAATCGCGCGCGTCTCTTCGATTCACGCTGCTGCGCGCCGATCGCTTCCTCGGCATGTATAATGATGCGGTCCAATCATTCTCCGATCATCTCACGGCGGCGCGGCGCAACGCCGAAGGCTCTCCGGAGATTCTTGCGCTGCTCGACAAGGCAGACGGGGCAGGCGCGCTCTACCGTCGCTCCGTCAGCGATGAAATCATGCGACTGACGCGGGAGAATTCCACTTCGCAGCTTGCGCTGGAACTCGCCAATTCCGATCGAGCCAGCGCGATTCTCGAGGCGTTGAAGGGAACGATCGAGGAGGCCCGAACGAAGGTTGCGGCCAAGGCGCAGGAAACGCAGGCGCGGTTCGACGGAATTCGCCAGTTTCTTGCCGTCACGATCGCCCTCGGCAGTCTTGGCGCTGTCCTGACCGCGCTGCTTGTCGGCTGGTGGATGAGCCGCATCATCGCCCGCCCGGTGACGGCGATCACCGCGGTGATGCAGAAGCTCGCCGCGGGCGACAATTCCATCGAAATCCCGGGCGTCGGGCGCAAGGACGAGATCGGCCATATGGCTGACGCCGTGCTGGTCTTCAAGAAGGCGGCGCTGAAGAAGATCCAGAGGGATGCGGACGAAGCGGAAGCGGTCAAGGTTTGGCAAAAGGAGGAAGAGGCGCGGTCAGCCAAGCTCGCCGAGGAGGCGCGGCAGGATCAGGTCGCGATCCGCAGCCTTGCCGAGGGTCTTGAGCGGCTCGCGAGCGGCAATCTGGCGTTCCGCATCGAAACCGAATTCGCGCCGAAGGCCGCCCAATTGCGCTCCGATTTCAACGCCGCCGTCGCCCGTTTGCAGGAGACCCTGGCGAGCGTCAGGTCCAACACGGATGGGATCGCCTCGGGCAGCGGCGAGATCGCCTCCGCCGCCGACGATCTGTCGCGCCGCACCGAGCAGCAGGCGGCCGGCCTTGAGGAGACGGCGGCGACGCTCGATCAGATCACCGCCACGGTGAAGAACACCGCCGAGGGCGCCTTGCGGGCGCAGACCGTCGTCTCGACGGCGAAAGCCGACGCCGACCGCAGCGGGGAGGTGGTGCGCGAGGCGATCGCAGCGATGGGGGAGATCGAGAAATCCTCGCGTCAGATCGGCCAGATTATCGGCGTCATTGACGAGATCGCCTTCCAGACCAATCTGCTGGCGCTCAATGCCGGGGTCGAGGCGGCCCGCGCCGGCGACGCCGGCCGCGGCTTCGCCGTCGTCGCCTCCGAAGTGCGCGCTTTGGCGCAGCGCTCCGCCGAGGCCGCGAAAGAGATCAAGAGCCTGATCTCGGCCTCGTCGACGCAGGTCGCGCAAGGGGTCGACCTCGTCGGCGAGACCGGCAAGGCGCTCGGCCGCATCGTGACGCAGGTCGCCGAGATCAACACGGTGGTGGCCTCGATCGCGGCGAGCGCGCAGGAACAGGCGACGGCGCTGCATCAGGTCAACACGGCGGTCAATCAGATGGACCAGATGACGCAGCAGAACGCAGCCATGGTCGAGCAAACCACGGCGGCGGCGCATGCGCTCGGCCAGGAGAGCCAGGAGCTGGCCCGTCTTGTCAGCGTGTTTGAGGTCGGCGCCGCCGCCAATATCGATCCGGTCCGCGCCAGGATGAAGCGCGTTGCCCCGCCGCCGCGCGCCGCGCGGCCGGCGCTGAAGACCCTTGGAGGGCACAAGGGCGGCGGCGCCGTCCGCAAGGCCGATGCGGCTCCCGCTGACGATAGCTGGGAGGAGTTCTGA
- a CDS encoding universal stress protein — protein sequence MQIKTITVFLDASPSGEMRLGHAAALAQRYAAHLVGAHVIFAGVTDPPSLSYARGSKAIAEELAYERRRDRAAEEAAARVGERFRAFCAGLDVSGEFRAIGRGQTAEEAVLNSLHSDLVVVGHPEPNGLPDDMSPERILLASGTPLLVVPNDWKGRTIGDHVLIGWNATREARRAVADAMTFLIAAKSVTVLVIDPPRHPHGEEPGADIALHLARHGARVDVKQATSDDASTAEFILRYAERNASDLLVVGAYSHARLKELLLGGVTRTLLAQTPVPVLISR from the coding sequence ATGCAGATTAAGACGATCACGGTCTTTCTCGATGCGAGCCCCTCGGGAGAGATGCGGTTAGGTCACGCGGCGGCGCTCGCTCAAAGGTACGCCGCTCATCTGGTTGGGGCGCATGTGATCTTCGCGGGCGTGACCGATCCTCCGTCGCTGTCCTATGCTCGCGGAAGCAAGGCGATCGCCGAGGAACTGGCTTATGAACGACGACGCGACCGCGCCGCCGAAGAGGCCGCGGCGCGGGTTGGCGAGCGTTTTCGCGCCTTCTGCGCTGGGCTCGATGTTTCCGGCGAGTTTCGTGCGATTGGTCGCGGACAAACGGCGGAGGAGGCGGTTCTCAACTCTCTCCATTCCGACCTGGTCGTCGTCGGTCACCCCGAGCCGAATGGACTCCCGGACGACATGTCGCCCGAACGAATTCTGCTCGCAAGCGGGACGCCGCTTCTCGTCGTGCCCAACGACTGGAAAGGGCGGACGATCGGCGACCATGTCCTGATCGGCTGGAATGCGACGCGAGAGGCTCGGCGCGCTGTCGCCGACGCGATGACCTTTCTGATCGCCGCAAAGTCCGTGACGGTGCTCGTCATAGATCCGCCTAGACATCCGCACGGCGAGGAGCCGGGCGCCGACATCGCCTTGCATTTGGCCCGGCACGGCGCGCGTGTCGACGTAAAGCAGGCGACCTCGGATGATGCGTCGACCGCGGAGTTCATTCTTCGCTATGCCGAGCGGAACGCGTCGGATCTTCTGGTTGTCGGAGCCTATAGTCACGCTCGCCTGAAAGAGCTCCTCCTCGGCGGCGTGACGCGAACTCTGCTGGCGCAGACGCCGGTCCCGGTTCTTATCTCGAGATGA